AAGTCTCCAAGATCATTGTGGCCTTGGATGAAAAACGTGGCAAATTTCCCGCCGAAGCCTTGCTGCGATGCCGTATGGCCGGAATTCCCGTCTTTGACGGCGTGACTTTCTACGAGGCCCTTAGCGGGAAGATTCTGGTGGAGGGGGCCCTACCTAGTTGGCTCATCTATTCCGACGGTTTTCATCGGCATCGATGGACACAACTGGCCAAGCGAACCCTGGATATCATCTTCGCCACCGCCGGTCTCGTGCTGTCGGCTCCGATCATGGCTGTAGTCGCTTTGGCGGTTAAATGGGATTCCCCCGGCCCTGTCTTTTACACTCAGGAACGAGTAGGACAAAAGGAGAAATCCTTTCACATTGTCAAATTCCGCACCATGGTGCAGAATGCCGAACAACTGAGCGGACCTGTGTGGGCCGGGGAGCGGGATCCTCGAATCACCCGCGTGGGCCGAATCCTTCGAAAACTGAGACTGGACGAGCTGCCGCAGTTCTGGAATGTGCTGCGAGGCGACATGAGTTTCGTCGGGCCCAGGCCGGAACGGCCCGTCTTTGTGCAAAGGCTGAAGAAGCGCCTCCCATACTATGGGGAACGGCACACGGTCAAACCCGGCATCACAGGATGGGCTCAGATCAACTACCCTTACGGCGCTTCGGAAGAAGACGCCCTGAAAAAACTGGAATACGATCTCTTCTACGTAAAAAACTTCTCCATCCTTATGGATATCTACATTGTGCTCAAGACCGTTCAAATTGTGTTGTTTGGGAAAGGGGCGAGGTGAAATGTTGAGTCACGAGTCATTAAGTCATTGAGTCATTGAGTCATTGAGTCATTGAGTCATTGAGTCATTGAGTCATTAAGTCATTAAGTCATTAAGTCATTAAGTCATTAAGTCATTAAGTCATTAAGTCATTNNNNNNNNNNNNNNNNNNNNNNNNNNNNNNNNNNNNNNNNNNNNNNNNNNNNNNNNNNNNNNNNNNNNNNNNNNNNNNNNNNNNNNNNNNNNNNNNNNNNAAGTCACTGAGTCATTGAGTCATTAAGTCATTAAGTTTGTGCGGCAGTGAGTCATTGAGTCATTAAGGGAGTGAGTGGTTGAGTCATTAAGTCATTGGGTGGTTGAGTCATTGGGTCATTGAGTCATTAAGTCTGTGCGTCATTGAGTCATAAAGTCATTGAGTCATAAAGTCATTGAGTCATTGAGTCATTGAGTGATTGAGTGGTTGAGTGGTTGGGAGGGGTGGGGGGAGTTGTTGACTCGTTAGGGTATTGGGGCGTTAAGTTAGTACGGCAGTGGGTTGGTTGATGGGCTTGAGAATAGGAAAAAAGGCTCGATGTAATCGAGT
The nucleotide sequence above comes from Desulfosoma sp.. Encoded proteins:
- a CDS encoding TIGR03013 family XrtA/PEP-CTERM system glycosyltransferase, giving the protein MTETAMLKIFHTYYPIRNFLFFLGEGLLIFGALWVGFTLRYHGFYTTPDTLRHSIWIRVLVVTFVVQLSLYYHDLYTVSKPLSLFDLSLKLVQATGAACIVLAGIYFVYPPVILEQGVFFLALFLVLLLLVSWRFGYQYVCLKGIGSEKVFLIGSGRLAGLIGSEISENLDSGYRVEAILDRDATENVADKLGVEFYRDYERMCELALERKVSKIIVALDEKRGKFPAEALLRCRMAGIPVFDGVTFYEALSGKILVEGALPSWLIYSDGFHRHRWTQLAKRTLDIIFATAGLVLSAPIMAVVALAVKWDSPGPVFYTQERVGQKEKSFHIVKFRTMVQNAEQLSGPVWAGERDPRITRVGRILRKLRLDELPQFWNVLRGDMSFVGPRPERPVFVQRLKKRLPYYGERHTVKPGITGWAQINYPYGASEEDALKKLEYDLFYVKNFSILMDIYIVLKTVQIVLFGKGAR